The DNA region AGGCCACTGcaatctatttttgttttaataatgagAATATCTCTGGCTCAGGATCTTACAACCCCTTGACTTTGGGGGTCTTCACTCTGGTCTATTTCGCCCTGGCTGTCTGGACGTATGGTCTGACGGTGTCCGCAGGAGTGTTCATCCCGTCTCTGCTCATTGGAGCAGCCTGGGGACGACTATTTGGGATCCTTCTGTCTACCATTACTTCCAGCCAGTCAGTAAGTGCAGCTTTCCACTTCTCTGCTTCCaatacctttctttttttttattccacctacatttttaatgaatctttaacAACAAATCTGAGAAAAATAAAGCTTAATTTAAAACAGACTAGCTGTACTGTGCTGTTGACATGTTTTCTTAAACTGACAGATTTGGGCGGATCCTGGGAAATATGCTCTGATAGGAGCTGCTGCCCAGCTTGGTGAGTTATTGATGTTTTAGCGTGATGTTAGAGTAACTAGATGCTCTTTAATCTGTCTTACAGTTTATAATAGTTCTCCTAACTGCATCTCTGTGAAGTAAGTACATGTCGCCAATAACAAGTATGGTTTGGTTGTGTTAATTGGACAGGTGGCATTGTCAGAATGACCCTCAGTCTCACCGTAATCATGGTCGAAGCCACCGGGAACGTGACCTATGGCTTTCCCATCATGCTTGTGCTGATGACTGCCAAGATTGTTGGCGATTACTTTATAGAGGTGAGAAGCAGAATACCTGACATGGCTATCTTTGTTTCTTGAGAGCTGCTGATTTGTTTTTCCAAATCACAGATTTTGTTTGTTTTCGCTCTGTTTTTTTTAAGGGTGTTGTGAAGCATTAGTCATGCATGCATGTCATTTGTGTTATTAGAGCATGAAGCAAGTGTGTGCGTTTGTCTGACTGGTTTTTGTTGTTTATAGGGCCTGTATGACATCCATATTAAGCTGCAGAGTGTTCCTTTCCTCCATTGGGATGCTCCTCCTACTTCTCATTGGCTGACGGCCAGGTAACCACACCCTCCAGCATTACATGTCATATGACTCTCAGGCTGAGCTGCCAGGAAATTCACACAACCATCTAACATTACACGTAATCATAACTCCTGTCTCAGGTGAGAGAACAAAAATAATATCcgatgttttataataaattaaataaacctgAATTTCATTCAGATTGAGGTTTTTAGGCGTAGTGTTGTGGTTGACCAATAAGGATTCTCTGATGGCTCATGCTGATATTTCACAGAGCATGATTCTTGATTCTTTTATCCTGTTATAAGTTACTAGataaaacatgcattaaaaataaatttttacagtttcgaaaatttgaaaaaaatatataaaaaaatctgtaaaatgaaCAGATTTATACCTTAAATAGGACCTTGTTGATTCTGTAATCCTGTTATAGTATTTGCCAAAGTTTGCAAAAATATGTGGCATTATATGTTTATTAAGTATTCATagacttttgtgtgtgtttactgaatGTTGACAGTATATGTAAatagtattatagtatttacCTTTCAATTATTAGACCGAACCGATGAAGACCATAAACTTATGAAGATGGAGAACGTGTGCTTCTGTGAGTCTGAGCACAGGCGTTCTCAGcactgccaaaataaaagtcccgcttcCAGCTTGTATCAGCAAAGCAGAAATATATTCGTCAACCAATAGTGTAGTGCAAAATTGTTGTAGTTCACCAaaactacaattattattaaaattgttttcattaactgaattaaataaaatgtaatattagacgaaaaacataaaaaaactaaatgagaaATTGAAAGAGAATTATAATTGTTGCCTTGGCATCTAACTGAAATTAAACAAGTTAAGtgaaatagctgaaataaaataactaaaactgaaataaacatgtTAAGCATTGTTTAATGAGttatgtacatttttataaatagaaaaaaagcacatataaaattacacaatgtaaatgtttcacaatattaaatcattcaaaaaaaaaaaaaaaccctggtgaTGTTTCAAGAAGTCATTTGTGTGTTGATGTTTTCCCCACAGAGAGGTCATGAGCTCTCCAGTCACCTGCTTCAACAGAGTGGAGAGAGTCGGGAGAATTGTAGACGTTCTCAGCAACACATCCACCAATCACAACGGCTTCCCAGTGGTGGCCCACACTACTGAGAACGACGAGGTGACATGACCTCTGATCCTGTCGTTCCTGCTAGTATATTTCACTTTGAATAAAAACTACACTTGCTTGTCTTCTTTTCACAGCCAGGAAAAATCTGTGGACTTATTCTTCGCTCTCAGCTCATTGTTCTTCTCAAACACAAGGTCTGAAAAACTCAATTACTTTAATCCTTGTTACTACAACCCATTCGAAGTTCGGCCCTCTGTCTGTGTCTCAGGTGTTTGTGGAAAGGGCGTCTTCACGTCTCAGCCAAAGGAAGCTACAGCTGAAGGACTTCAGAGATGCATATCCGCGGTTCCCCCCGATCCAGTCCATCCACGTCTCTCAGGACGAGAGGGAGTGCATGATGGACCTCACCGAGTTCATGAACCCGACCCCATACACTGTGCCTCAGGTCAGTTAATTTACATGCTAGCATATTCTGGCCAGCAGTCGCCCACTGATGGTATTTGTGTTTTTACATGCCATTTGGGAAAGTTTATGTGATATTAATAATGCCATAACAATGGAATAGGAAGTAAAATAAATTGATACGGATACTGGAAGCTCTCCAGTTGTCAGCTTTCATACTTTGAGTTATGATGCAGTGCCAGAGCTTTAAATAGAACGCCACTGTCACACCCAGCTGAAATAACTCAATCCTCACATGACATTTACTGATGAACTGTGAAAATGGCATCAGAAAGTGTATTTCAGTTGTCATGTGCCTTAGTCATCTGCAGTAATAACTGTTTAGTCATTGATATTTGTTTTCAGGAGACTTCACTCCCCCGCGTGTTTAAATTGTTTCGGGCGCTAGGACTGAGACACCTGGTGGTGGTTGATGATGAAAACAGGGTAAGTGGTTTATTCTGGTTCAGTTACTACTTCTAACTTGCAGTTCATCTTTAGAGATGCACAAAATAGTAGCACTATACTAGTATTATTAATTGTTACAGGCCGATAATAGTGTTTCTTTTATCTGTGTTGATCAGTATGTGATATTTAATTTTGCATGTCCACTTTCTTGagttttagatttagattagTTTTCTGTTATCTTACACTTAaaaagtgtgaatatatatatatatatatatatatataaaactgtcaaatctttagaatatatatttttttaatatacagcaCATTTAATGGTGGCATTGCTAAATATACTTAcagtatttaaattattgtatttatttatctgtttacgATGTGTTTACTTatattaatttgatttttttttttttattattattttttttttttatctaagacTGACTTCAAGCATTAATAGTCAggacatatatttttaaagttgCTTTTGagtatattgatttaaatatgtATTGATATTGATACGGTGTGATCACATTGTCAGtgttgtgcttttatttttttatgcagtgcTGTATTGCACTTGAGCTTTTACTAatgaaaagtgctataaaaataatctttattatttatttgtataatttacatagaggaaaaataatattatagaggaaataatataaaatttgtaCATTGACCAGTTTATTTACCGGCTATCTGCAATAACATCAAAATAATGAACAGCTTATTGTATCAGTCATAAATGGCGGTGATATTGTTCTGAATTTCATTCATCCACAGTAATGTTATGAGTTTCTGATTCCCTGTGCTTTGGATGTGAAGGTTGTGGGACTGGTGACCAGGAAAGATCTAGCCCGCTATCATTTGGGTAAAGATGGTCTGGAGGAGCTTCAGCTGGCTCAGACGTGATTGGTCGTCATGTTCACCCCGGACCCTGTCTTCAGAGCACCAGCACTGGACCTTAAAAACTCAGGGGCTGGTCAGAGTCTCTCATGTCAAagatcacaaacacaaacaacactGCAACATGCACCGTTTGTCTGAAGTTCAGTATTTTAAGGGCTTgattatttgaaaaatacatttttgctcCGTTATCACACAGTAAGCTATGCGTTTGTTTTTGCCTGTAGAAATACAGCGTATGAGCACATTATGTTAGTTTTGCACAACGagactgtttatttattacaattataatattttagaCTAGATGAGCTTTTCGGGAGCCCTCACTTTATGCGCCTCTCCAAAAGCACCAATTTGTGTCACCTTACATGTTTATCATGGCTAGTTATCATTAGAGATGTGTCATGCCAATGCTAATGTATATTGACATAACAGTGTGTcagtatgcattttttatttctcattttcagcAAGGCTGTGGTTTTGAATACTCTCTTGCGAATGCTTAACCGATCTAGTGTTTTTAGCTCTAAGTAAGCTCTTCATTATAAACATGAAGGACAATTCAAGCAAGTTTCCTGATATGGAACAAAATAGGTACTTCTTGATAAGAAACCTGTTGGTGATGTGCACTACTACATATTATAGTGTTACAGACATGCAAATATGGTTCATTACGTTTTTGTTTacctagtgctgttttatctatTGAATTGGTATTAAATCTGTTAGGGTGGATCGGGCccaaaaattaaatgcataaatcCTATTTTTCACAAGCCTCTTGGCTCTGGCAAGTTTTAGTACGAGTTTAAAACTACAGCTAGAGGTTTTATGGAGTACATTTTGTGAGGGTAGTTCGTGTCTACACAATGTGAATTTTCTGCTTCGAGCTGCATTTGTTTTCTGTGAAAatctatactttaaaataaacatacaaatcaCAGTATTGAGCAGTCAAAGATGATTATGCTAAAATAATTGCCAGGCGGTGATTGCAACAaacattatttaactgaacatCGGATGAAGCGTATAAACACTACTTCCTGTTTtgtttgtgtgatataaagtttGACGTGTAGACTCTATGATTCATTGTTTAAAGCcaacattatttgtttttattgattaatgatattttgattgatttgaagtaaaaaattgatttgaagtaaaaaaaaggaGAGTTTTATAACCATTTTGAACATCTTTGTGAACTAATAAAGCTATGAATCTACGAATGAGTTCCTCAGGCCTCTTCTGTGACTCTCAGAGGATCATGACTGATTTGGATCAACATCTGTGTTTAGTTCAAGAAAGGGACAATATCTTTGGTTCTTTCTTTTATGTGTATATCTGTAAAAAGTTCATTGTCAACCTTTTTGAGTCTACTATCATAAAGATGGCTTCAAAGCTAGTAAACGTGGATTATAAGTCACCGATTTTGTTTCAGTAGATGAATTTATGAGCAGGCTAAGTCTTTGGCTATACATGTTTTCACAACCTAGATATTAGTGATTTTGAGGAAAGTGCATTATGTGTATGTTATGTGACTGATGTTCTGTTAAGTGCTTCAGGAAACCTAGCCCATGTTTCAATTTGCCAAGGCAACAACACTACATGACTAAGATGTACTTAACCTTTTCAAGTTCATCTGTATACAACAATGGTACATTCTTGTGAGCTACCTGAAAAAACAAAATGGTGGAATTGTATGACTAATGCTACAACGATTTCGAGGAAGTTTTCAAGTATGAATCCCATGATGATCCACCCTGTTTATTATAATCAACACAGCTAAACAGGTTTAATCCATGCAGTGAGACATATCTTGAACAATCAATCTCTGTGTAGTATACCTCAGCAGAGACTCCCAAGTAATTAAACAGTATAAACCGTAATCatctatatacatttattttttttaatttgatcttGCTCCattactaactaactaaataactgAGCGTAGAGCATTAAATATGTCCATCTGCAGTGCAGGAGCCTGAGGGTTAAGATCAGTGTGTCCTAATGCATTTAGAGCAAGTCTCAAATCTCCTTTCCTTAATCCTCTCAAATCGATTGGTGCCAAAATACATCTGTTTGGCATCAGCTGATCTGGAGCATTCGGTGACTGTGCCAGTAcagtattttatctttttttatttctattttttactcTGGTTATTAAGTATCTTAGATTAGGATAAAAAAGACAGTCAAATGTTTTATATAGTGGTGTAATATTTCATAGAAGAGCATAATCAATACTATCGTCTGGCATTCATCATTTCAATTAACTGACTTTTTAATTTGTATGTGGTGTACTCTTCAGCTCATCATTTTGGTTGCTGTTTATctatattttctttttgaaaCAACGAGTCGGGTTGTGGGGTGTTTTGGGGCTGAAAATGGGCCTCACTCCGACCCTGCTGTCAGTAAATGTCTGGTGCAATCGGTTGATGCTCGTCAAAGCAACACACATTTAGTGAACCATGAACTAAATCAATTCGCAATTGCAACAGGTCACTGACATGTTTGAAAATGCTGTTAAATTGTATCGGCCTACATATGCTTAGATctgaaaaaatttatatatatatatatatatatatatatatatatatatatatacacacacaacaacacagaTAAATGTCTATTTCAATGAAGCCACATTTGCTAACAGCAGAAGAAATTCCAAGACATAATACAACAGATGTGTGAAAGTCATTTACACAGTTAATACGGCCTCCCTCTCTTCtcagaaaacatttattaaaaagagcCAAAGTAGAGAATTAGCACAAATAAAAAGTTCATAgatattgaaaataattattttggttATGCTCTgtagaaaagaaaacaaacagactggAATCAAATTCCATATTGCTCCACATTCCACAGCTTTATATCATCCTATAAACCTTAATAATCCTAATTCCTCCAAGTCACTACATTGTGTATTGTGCATTCATAGGCTGGTGAGTTGGCGTTTATACAACTGTTTCAAGGCAATGGTGGAAGTGTCCATTTGCAGATCCAGAGGTGGAACTAGTCTAGTCCACTAAACAAGTCCAGGTGACGCATCTTCCTGTAGTCCAGTTCAAATAATACCATACTGGGCGAGCTCATGCAACTCCAGATGGCTAAAGGCTTCCCACGGACACACCACGGTGATGTCTGTGCATGAAAGAAGTTGGCAGATGAAGCATGGCAGTGAGCCAGACAGTGAGGAAAATCAGTTTGCAAGAGTAGTGGGTTTAGCATATAACACAACACAGTAATGAAATCACTACATAAGCAATGTTCCAAGAATTGTTCTCACCAGTCCCAAGACCATCCATTCCTGGGATCTCATCTCCAAATctaattaaagaagaaaaaaggttAATTCCTAATACACTCTTTTAAAAAATGGCTCCTCTACAGAATAAccattttggttccccaaagaacctttcagtgaacagttcttaaaagaacaatttttcTCTTAGTGTGAAGAACCACTATAAAGAATCTTTTATGAAagggaaagattccatggatgaaGGTTCCTAATGAAaccatatatattttatgtatatatcaaGCAGATTTGAATGTCATCTACTCACCCTTTGACTCCCTTCTTGGGAGGTTTGCTTTTGAATTGCCTTGTCATTCTCAGTTTGAATGTATGTGGTCCTCTTCTGGGTGTTGTTGGTCCCACCACTCTTATCAGGCTAATAGGCGAGTCGCTGAGACTGTCACAGCTATTTCCAGAGCTCATCCCAGTACACTGTCTGTATCAGATTTTTGTATCCGTTCTTATGGACTCAACAATTTCTCGTTCAATGTCAATCTCTCTTCTTGCAGATGAGGAAAGCCAGCTTAAATACACTCAGACTGGCCTGTGTTTGCGTCAATGGGTCAACAGCAAAACCTGACAGATTGGCGCAGTGACGTAGCAGCAGTCTGCTGCAGGTTAACTCAGGCAAAAGGACAACACTCATTGGATTCTGAAAATGCAAACTGGCCTTCATTAAGAAATCTTTTTGAATGGTCAGCTCACAGCAGTACACCTGGAGAGTCTGTCATGGATTAGATAGAACATATGCTTCATTCATGACAAAAATAGCATTCACAAGCATCCAAGCAGTCAACAACTTTGATAATGACAATAGACCAACCCTGGATGGCAATATAAGCTCCTTTGCAAGAAACGTGCTTCAAAGAATCTTCTAgatttttgcaaacattttcaCTTAttgaaatccatccatccatccaataaaacatatacaggtgcatctcaataaattagaatgtcatggaaaagttaattttcaaaaatgaactttttcatgGTACCAGCAACCTCTGTTAAAAACAAAGGAGGTGGAGTATGTATTTATGTTAACAAATTATGGTGTAAAGACtgctctgctgatctggagttcctGATTATCAAGTGCAGGCCATTCTATCTACCAAGTGAGTTTACTTGCATTGTTGCTGCTGCAGTTTATGTACCTCCGGACGCTAATGCTAACGTGGCTATGAAAGAACTTTGTGCtgctattagcaaattacaaaccctgcacccggatggagcctttattgttgctggggacttcaatcactgcactttaagatctgttctccctaaatttcatcaaaatgtctcctgcactacaaggGGACATAAAACACTGTACCACGCTTATACTAATGTGACTGATGCCTACAAAGTCACACCCCTCCCCCATCTGGGTCAGTCTGCCCacctctctttgttcctgctcTCCAAGTATACCCCGGTTATCAAATGTGTGAAACCTACAATAAGGACTGTTAAAATCCGGCTGGAAGGTGCTGACTCCActcttcaacatcaattccagcacaGAGACTGGAGAAAGTTTGCTGCCCAggccaccacaaactctcagatcaacattgacaattacaccaactctgtcctggagcacatcaacagatgtgtgagcagagtgaccacacacaaaaaaataaaactttttcccaatcagaagccctggatgaacagagaggttcgccccctgctcaaagcaagagatgcagccttcaggtctggagaccaggaggcttacagctcagccagagccaacctgaggaagggtatctgccaggccaaactcaAACATAAACAGAGGATTGAAGATCACTTCAATTCTTCAGACCCCCGGCgtatgtggcaaggcatacaaTCTATCACAGATTACAAACCACTTAACTCTTTGCCccccctccagctctgcctccctcccagacgaggtcaatcacttttatgctcgttttgatcaaaataataagaagatctcactcaaagctgagcatcaacccagtgaactgcctctcacactctccacaTCATATGTTTACTCCACTCTGCGTAAAGTGAATGGACGGAAAGCAGCTGGCCCTGACGGAATACCTggtcgtgtgcttaaagcctgtgtGGAGCAGCTGCCTGAGGTCTTCacggacattttcaatctgtccctggcccaaacCACGGTCCCCACTTgcttcaaaacctccaccatcgtGCCTGTACCGAAGCACTCCACTGCCTCGGTCCCTAACGACTTCCGCcctgttgcactcacccccatcattgccaagtgctttgagaaactggttgcatcccacttaaaatcctgtctccctactacattagacccattccaatttgcctatcgcaacaataggtcaacagaggacgccatctcaatggcccttcactctgccctcacccacctggacagtcagaacacacatgtgagattgctgttcatagatttcagttctgcatttaatacggtaatcccctccaagctgatctccaagctcagccatcttggaatcagcacacccatctgcaactggattctagattttctgactaacagacctcagtctgttaagttagataacctctcctcctccatcatcaccctgaacactggAATGCCCCAAGGCTGCGTACTtagccctctcctgtactccctattcacccatgactgtgttcctgtttatggctccaacaccataatcaaatttgcagatgacaccacggtggtaggtctgatcaaggatgacgatgagtcagcctacagggatgaggtgcagcacctggctgtgtggtgtgccaccaacaacctggaactaaacacccagaagactaaggagatcattgtggacttcaggcggactaggaatcatgcacacacacccatctacatcaacggagctgtagtggagcgtgtgtcgagtttcaagttccttggcatccacatctcagatgacctcacatggtccctaaacacctccaccctggtcaaaaaggcacagcagcgcctttacttcttacagagccttaagaaagttcacctcaATCtcaggatccttgctgaattctaccgctgtaccattgagagcatactcacaaactgcatctcagtatggtacagcaattgctctgcatctgaccgcaaagcactccagcgggtggtggaaactgctcaacggatcaccggcacccagttaacttccatcgagaacctttatcagaagcgctgtctgggcagggcaagaaacatcatcaaggatgcctctcatcctaaccatggacttttcaccctccttccatccggcaggcgttacaggagcctacgctctcgaactagtaggctcaggaagagcttcttccccgaggctgtgacacttctgaactccacaccaccaatctaacctgcacctgctcttttactgcactgatcacagtactttacatacattatttgcactattcatattttgcacagactgcacatggttaaagctattactgTCTAaactataaactgtctaaagttgttactgtacaagcacagtaaactttctacaaaaaatatcattgcactactgttttttttgcatataataaattgttcaacaatacttttgcacactcatccaactgtatttattaccactgttctaaCGTTCCtgctattcataatgtatatataatccttcattgctctgttcataatgtacatacaatccctacattgcattcatatttatattctgtatatactctgatcaatattgtatatagcaactccactgtacattctgtatatcatagctttacttactctgcacttttatgtatataaaacactatattcttgcacttctggttagatgctaactgcatttcattagctctgtacttgaactctgcataatgacaataaagttgaatagaatctaatctaatttatatCAGTaactcaactcaaattgtgaaacttttgtattaaataaattcaatgcacatagactgaagtagtttaagtctttggttcttttaattgtgatgattttggcttacatttaacaaaaacccaccaattcactctcaaaaaattagaatacttcataagaccaataaaaaaaatgtttttagtgagttgtccttctggaaagtatgtttatttactgtacatgtactcagtacttggtcagggctccttttgctttaaatactgcctcaattcggcgtggcatggaggtgatcagtttgtggcactgttgaggtggtatggaagcccaggtttctttgacagtgcattagctcatctgcattttcctcttgacaatagcccatagattctctctggggttcaggtctagtgagtttgttggccagtcaagcacaccaactgcatggtcatttaaccaacgtttggtgcttttggcagtgtgcgcaggtgccaaatcctcctggaaaattaaatcagcatcttcaaaaagcagaagaaagcatgaagtgctccaaagtttcttggtaaatggctgcagtgactttggttttcaaaaaacacaatggaccaacaccagcagatgacattgcaccccaaatcatcacagactgtggaaacttaacactggagttcaagcaacttgggctatgagcttctccacccttcctccagactatgatcttggtttccaaatgaaatacaaaacttgctctcatctgaaaaaaggactttggaccactgggcaacagtccagttcttcttctccttagcccaggtaagacgcctctgacgttgtctgtgtttcagcaaattccttgacacgtctgtgtgtggtggctcttgatgccctgagcctcagtccattccttgtgaagttcactcaaattcttgaatcgattttgcttgacaatcctcataaggctgcgggtttctctgttggttgtgcatctttttcttccacacttttccttccactcaactttctgttaacacgcttggatacagcactctgtgaacagccagcttctttggcaatgaatatttgtgacttactctccttgtgaagggtgtcaatgattgtcttctggacaaatgtcagatcagcagtcttccccttgattgtgtagcctagtgaaccaaactgagagaccattttgaaggctcaggaaacctttgcaggtgttttgagttgattaactgATTGGCATGGCATTCTTcttagtttttgttaaatgtaagccaaaatcatcac from Carassius carassius chromosome 1, fCarCar2.1, whole genome shotgun sequence includes:
- the LOC132116953 gene encoding retinal cone rhodopsin-sensitive cGMP 3',5'-cyclic phosphodiesterase subunit gamma-like, with translation MSSGNSCDSLSDSPISLIRVVGPTTPRRGPHTFKLRMTRQFKSKPPKKGVKGFGDEIPGMDGLGTDITVVCPWEAFSHLELHELAQYGII